The following are encoded together in the Mammaliicoccus vitulinus genome:
- a CDS encoding YneF family protein yields MATWLAILLIIVALIGGLAIGFFLARKYMMDYLKKNPPINEEMLRMMMMQMGQKPSQKKINQMMTMMNKNMDQKTK; encoded by the coding sequence ATGGCAACATGGTTAGCTATATTATTAATCATCGTGGCATTAATCGGTGGGCTTGCAATTGGATTTTTCCTTGCACGTAAATATATGATGGATTACTTGAAAAAGAATCCACCAATTAATGAAGAAATGTTACGTATGATGATGATGCAAATGGGTCAAAAACCATCTCAAAAGAAAATTAACCAAATGATGACAATGATGAATAAGAATATGGATCAAAAAACTAAATAG
- a CDS encoding DUF2621 family protein → MSLSNAFIFFIVLWCIVFISLLAIGGFFMFRKFLKRMPKDNGMSELDWQEYYIHKALPLWNDEARSLLNELVSPVPDLFRDVAKEKIGGRISKIALEEHATTIELDHIMRGYIVATPKRDHKFMKKKLTELNIDYTPYLNLFELADDEKNKFSIFDHREEISEAKTTHTQ, encoded by the coding sequence GTGCATAGTATTTATTTCGTTACTTGCAATTGGTGGATTCTTTATGTTCCGTAAATTTTTAAAGCGCATGCCTAAAGATAACGGTATGAGTGAACTAGATTGGCAAGAATATTACATTCATAAGGCTTTACCTTTATGGAATGACGAGGCGCGTAGTTTATTAAACGAATTAGTTTCACCGGTACCTGATTTATTTAGAGATGTCGCTAAAGAAAAAATAGGTGGTCGAATATCTAAAATAGCTTTAGAAGAACATGCCACAACAATTGAACTCGATCATATTATGCGAGGTTATATAGTAGCGACACCAAAAAGGGATCACAAATTTATGAAGAAAAAGCTAACAGAACTTAATATTGATTATACACCATATTTAAATTTGTTCGAATTAGCAGACGACGAAAAAAATAAATTTTCTATCTTTGATCATAGAGAAGAAATTTCCGAAGCAAAAACAACGCACACTCAATAG
- a CDS encoding amino acid permease: MEEMKRGLKTRHISMIAIGGSIGTGLFMASGAVITQAGPAGALVAYSIIGVMLYFLMTAIGELATFYPVSGSFSAYSSRFIDPSAGFTVGWLYWIIWALVTSVDILTAAKIITYWDVFQNINPFVWSIIFLVILFLLNAFTVKAFGEAEYWLSFIKVATIIIFLIVGVLIIFGILGGNEPLGLTNFTYKDAPFVNGMSGFLGVLLVAGFSFGGTEVVAVTAGESENPKESMPKAIRQVFWRILLFYILAIAVIAAIIPYTDPLLLNKSNTVTQSPFTIVFDRVGIAFAASIINAVILTALISAGNSGLYATSRLLYSLAQHKQAPKFINKLNKNNMPFISLCVTIVLIFLSIIYATINTDGYYRLLNMLGALVTLVWLMSIISHIRLRMAIKKQGQSTTDTLEYKAPLYPLGPIIVIAVIAFLLIGQSFDSIMTLNYPVLIESFLPIILGIVVYFVHKITTKSKIIKLKDIDLSKHQYNNK, encoded by the coding sequence ATGGAAGAAATGAAACGAGGATTAAAGACAAGACATATATCTATGATCGCAATCGGTGGATCAATTGGTACTGGCTTGTTTATGGCTAGTGGTGCAGTAATTACACAGGCTGGACCTGCTGGTGCACTTGTAGCATATTCTATTATCGGTGTTATGCTTTACTTTTTAATGACCGCTATTGGTGAATTGGCAACATTCTATCCTGTTTCAGGATCATTTAGTGCTTATTCAAGTAGATTTATAGACCCGTCTGCTGGCTTTACAGTTGGCTGGTTATACTGGATTATATGGGCACTCGTAACAAGTGTAGATATTTTAACAGCTGCAAAAATCATAACATACTGGGATGTTTTCCAAAATATCAATCCATTTGTGTGGAGCATCATTTTTCTAGTTATTTTATTTTTACTTAATGCTTTTACAGTAAAAGCATTTGGGGAAGCTGAATATTGGTTAAGCTTTATTAAAGTAGCAACTATTATTATCTTTTTAATAGTAGGTGTACTTATTATATTTGGTATTTTAGGTGGTAACGAACCACTAGGTTTAACAAACTTCACATATAAAGACGCACCTTTTGTGAATGGCATGTCAGGATTCCTAGGTGTACTTCTTGTAGCAGGATTTAGTTTTGGTGGTACAGAAGTTGTTGCTGTAACTGCTGGAGAATCAGAAAATCCTAAAGAATCTATGCCTAAAGCAATCAGACAAGTATTTTGGAGAATTTTATTATTTTACATTTTAGCAATTGCAGTTATTGCAGCTATCATTCCATATACAGACCCATTATTATTAAACAAATCAAATACAGTTACACAAAGTCCGTTTACGATTGTATTTGATAGAGTTGGCATTGCTTTTGCCGCTTCAATTATCAATGCAGTCATATTAACCGCGCTTATTTCAGCAGGTAATTCTGGATTATATGCAACAAGTAGATTACTTTACTCATTGGCACAACATAAGCAAGCACCAAAATTTATTAACAAATTAAACAAAAATAACATGCCATTTATTTCGTTATGTGTGACAATCGTGTTAATCTTTTTATCCATTATATACGCAACTATCAATACAGATGGATACTACAGATTGTTAAACATGCTTGGCGCACTCGTAACACTCGTATGGTTGATGAGCATCATCAGTCATATTCGTTTAAGAATGGCAATTAAAAAGCAAGGACAATCAACAACCGATACATTAGAGTATAAAGCACCATTGTATCCATTGGGACCTATAATTGTTATTGCTGTCATTGCCTTTTTACTAATTGGTCAATCATTTGATAGTATTATGACGTTAAACTACCCAGTATTAATTGAATCATTCTTACCAATCATTTTAGGAATTGTTGTTTATTTCGTTCATAAAATCACGACAAAATCTAAAATTATCAAACTTAAAGATATCGATTTATCTAAACATCAATATAATAATAAATAA
- a CDS encoding DUF896 domain-containing protein: protein MLEKTKIDRINELANKKKTEGLSETEAKEQTKLRAEYLQAFRGNFKSTIENTKVIDPEGNDVTPEKVKEIQKNNNIRK, encoded by the coding sequence ATGTTAGAAAAAACTAAAATAGATAGAATTAATGAACTCGCTAATAAAAAAAAGACAGAAGGTTTGTCAGAGACAGAAGCTAAAGAACAAACTAAATTGCGAGCAGAGTATTTACAAGCTTTTAGAGGAAACTTCAAAAGCACTATAGAAAATACTAAAGTAATAGATCCAGAAGGAAATGACGTAACACCTGAAAAAGTAAAAGAAATTCAAAAAAATAATAATATTAGGAAATAA
- a CDS encoding CAP domain-containing protein — protein MKKVFYLFLLLLFVTLIKPVPDSDLSRQIQQRVLTVQQGLLHEQTAEKVELKTPNDQEFAINNIQINQTKSEVEKKLGKPKRITANEYNEKWHVYHNDYHEFVMVSYDNDKVTGLYTNQDLITSQKGITSKMNKEKVRSILGEPEKEIQKEKVKLIQNDEDYDVFKFDNIYTTVFYDKHENNQIKGIMQIASSTEDKRTNQYHAGSDDYKNALELQNFDLINAERVQFGLPTLSYNENVSQTARKHSQDMVDNDYFDHTNKQGLSPFDRLDNDGFDYITAGENLAYGQISSIYAHHGLMNSLGHRKNILNKDYKELGVGVDIGEDLQPYWTENYITQQ, from the coding sequence TTGAAAAAAGTATTTTACTTATTTTTATTGTTATTGTTTGTAACATTGATCAAGCCTGTCCCTGATTCAGATTTGTCTAGACAAATTCAACAAAGAGTATTAACCGTTCAACAGGGATTACTACACGAACAAACAGCTGAAAAAGTTGAACTTAAAACACCAAATGACCAAGAGTTTGCGATTAATAATATTCAAATCAATCAAACAAAAAGTGAAGTTGAAAAGAAACTTGGCAAACCAAAGCGTATAACCGCTAATGAGTATAACGAGAAATGGCATGTATATCATAATGATTACCATGAATTTGTAATGGTAAGTTATGATAATGACAAAGTAACAGGTTTATATACGAACCAAGACTTAATAACATCCCAAAAAGGGATCACAAGTAAAATGAACAAGGAAAAAGTTCGTTCTATACTTGGTGAACCAGAAAAAGAAATTCAAAAAGAAAAAGTGAAGCTCATTCAAAATGATGAAGATTACGATGTTTTCAAATTTGATAACATCTATACAACCGTTTTTTATGATAAACATGAGAATAATCAAATTAAAGGTATAATGCAAATAGCATCATCAACTGAAGATAAACGAACGAACCAATATCATGCAGGATCTGATGATTATAAAAATGCATTAGAATTACAAAACTTTGATCTTATAAATGCTGAGCGTGTTCAATTTGGCTTACCGACATTATCTTATAATGAAAATGTAAGTCAAACTGCAAGAAAGCATAGTCAAGATATGGTTGATAACGATTATTTTGATCATACTAATAAACAAGGTTTATCTCCATTTGATAGATTAGATAATGATGGCTTTGACTATATTACTGCTGGTGAAAACTTAGCATATGGTCAAATAAGTAGTATTTATGCACATCATGGTCTTATGAATTCACTGGGACACAGAAAGAACATTTTAAATAAAGATTATAAAGAGTTAGGTGTAGGTGTTGATATAGGCGAAGATTTACAGCCTTATTGGACGGAAAACTACATCACACAACAATAA
- the guaC gene encoding GMP reductase has product MKIFDYEDVQLIPNKCIVESRSECDTSVKFGPKTFKLPVVPANMQTVMNEELAEWFASNDYFYIMHRFDEAGRIPFIKKMQSQNLFASISVGVKDNEYTFVEQLSNEGLVPEYITIDIAHGHSEQVIRMIKHIKQHIPETFLIAGNVGTPEGVRELENAGADATKVGIGPGRVCITKIKTGFGTGGWQLAAINSCSKAARKPMIADGGIRTNGDIAKSIRFGASMVMVGSLFAAHEESPGETVELEGKLYKEYFGSASEFQKGERKNVEGKKMFVEHKGSLKDTLVEIEQDLQSSISYAGGKDLHSITKVDYVIVRNSIFNGDRD; this is encoded by the coding sequence ATGAAAATTTTTGATTATGAAGATGTACAATTAATTCCAAACAAATGTATAGTAGAAAGTCGCTCAGAATGCGATACTTCTGTTAAATTCGGACCAAAAACATTTAAATTACCAGTAGTACCAGCTAACATGCAAACAGTTATGAATGAAGAACTCGCTGAGTGGTTTGCTAGTAACGATTATTTTTATATCATGCATCGTTTTGATGAAGCGGGACGTATCCCATTTATCAAGAAAATGCAAAGTCAAAACTTATTTGCATCTATATCTGTAGGTGTAAAAGACAATGAATATACTTTTGTTGAACAACTTTCTAATGAGGGACTAGTTCCTGAATATATAACGATAGATATAGCACATGGTCATTCTGAGCAAGTTATTAGAATGATTAAACACATTAAGCAACACATTCCAGAAACATTTTTAATTGCTGGTAATGTTGGTACGCCTGAAGGTGTTCGTGAGCTAGAAAATGCTGGTGCAGACGCTACTAAAGTAGGTATTGGACCAGGAAGAGTGTGTATCACTAAAATTAAAACTGGATTTGGAACGGGTGGTTGGCAATTAGCTGCTATTAATTCATGTAGTAAAGCTGCTAGAAAACCTATGATTGCTGATGGTGGTATTAGAACGAATGGTGACATCGCTAAATCAATCAGATTTGGTGCAAGCATGGTAATGGTTGGTTCATTATTTGCTGCGCACGAGGAATCACCAGGTGAAACAGTTGAATTAGAAGGTAAATTATATAAAGAGTATTTTGGTAGTGCGTCTGAGTTCCAAAAAGGTGAACGTAAAAACGTAGAAGGTAAAAAAATGTTTGTAGAACATAAAGGCTCATTAAAAGATACTTTAGTTGAAATAGAACAGGATTTACAAAGTTCGATTTCATATGCAGGTGGAAAAGACTTACATTCTATTACAAAAGTTGACTACGTAATTGTACGAAATTCAATCTTTAATGGTGACCGTGACTAA
- the lexA gene encoding transcriptional repressor LexA produces MKELTKRQSEIYQFIKHIVHTKGYPPSVREIGLAVGLASSSTVHGHLSRLEEKGYIKRDPTKPRAIEIIETTGENINQENTIHVPVIGKVTAGIPITAVENVEEYFPLPAHFTSTHNSNIFILDVIGDSMIEAGILDGDKVIVRSQSIAENGDIIVAMTDDDEATVKRFYKEETRYRLQPENNTMEPIYLDNVTVLGKVVGLFREM; encoded by the coding sequence ATGAAAGAATTAACTAAACGTCAATCTGAAATATATCAATTCATCAAACATATAGTACATACGAAAGGTTATCCACCTAGTGTACGTGAAATTGGTTTAGCGGTTGGCTTAGCATCAAGTTCTACAGTACATGGTCATCTATCTAGATTAGAGGAAAAGGGATATATCAAACGTGACCCAACTAAACCTCGTGCAATCGAAATAATCGAAACAACTGGTGAAAACATTAACCAAGAGAATACTATCCATGTTCCGGTTATAGGTAAAGTTACAGCAGGTATTCCAATTACAGCTGTTGAGAACGTTGAAGAGTACTTCCCATTACCTGCTCATTTCACTTCTACTCATAATAGCAATATCTTTATTTTAGATGTTATTGGAGATAGTATGATTGAAGCTGGCATACTTGATGGTGATAAAGTAATTGTTCGCAGTCAATCCATTGCAGAGAATGGAGATATTATCGTTGCCATGACTGACGATGATGAAGCAACTGTTAAACGCTTCTATAAAGAAGAAACAAGATATAGACTACAACCTGAAAATAATACAATGGAACCTATTTATTTAGATAACGTAACAGTATTAGGTAAAGTCGTAGGATTATTTAGAGAAATGTAA
- the rpmG gene encoding 50S ribosomal protein L33 produces MRVNITLACTETGDRTYITTKNKRTNPERIEMKKYSPRLGRHTLHRETK; encoded by the coding sequence ATGCGTGTCAATATCACGTTAGCATGTACGGAAACTGGCGACAGAACCTATATTACAACTAAAAATAAACGTACTAATCCAGAGCGTATTGAAATGAAAAAATATTCTCCAAGATTAGGTCGTCATACGTTACATCGCGAAACTAAATAA
- the sosA gene encoding DNA damage-induced cell division inhibitor SosA — protein sequence MTITVKKTILVYVAVFLMTLLIGYLYLAQSNDIYTTEQTYEMTDHQIKQHEHKQPNHLSDSNTIVGSID from the coding sequence ATGACAATTACAGTTAAGAAGACAATATTAGTATATGTGGCAGTATTCTTAATGACTCTATTAATAGGATATTTATATTTAGCTCAGTCAAATGATATCTATACAACAGAACAGACGTACGAGATGACAGATCATCAAATTAAACAACACGAACATAAACAACCTAATCATTTATCTGATTCAAATACAATAGTAGGGTCTATAGATTAA
- a CDS encoding cytochrome c biogenesis CcdA family protein has translation MELTVFVAFGAGILSFVSPCVLPIYPAFVSYITGMSYDDLKSKGLSRNAILHTITFLIGFSFIYMILGMGIGYISGMLINYQTLIRQIGAIIIIVFGLIILGVFQPQFLMKDRKINFKTKPSGYVGTFLIGMAFAAGWTPCNGPIIAAIGTLAATNSSQALLYMLLYVLGFSIPFFVLTFFITKLQIIKKYNVAIMKFGGIIMIIMGILLFFDLLTEITIFFQSIGLE, from the coding sequence GTGGAATTAACAGTTTTTGTAGCGTTTGGTGCAGGCATATTAAGTTTTGTATCTCCTTGCGTATTACCAATTTATCCTGCATTTGTTTCATATATAACTGGAATGAGTTATGATGATTTGAAAAGTAAAGGACTTAGTCGTAATGCGATATTACATACAATTACCTTTTTAATAGGATTTAGTTTCATTTATATGATATTAGGTATGGGTATAGGATATATTTCGGGTATGCTCATTAACTACCAAACTTTAATAAGACAAATAGGTGCAATTATTATCATCGTATTTGGTCTCATTATATTAGGTGTATTTCAACCTCAATTTTTAATGAAAGACCGTAAAATTAATTTTAAAACTAAGCCATCAGGTTATGTCGGTACATTTTTAATTGGTATGGCATTTGCAGCAGGTTGGACACCTTGTAACGGACCAATTATCGCAGCAATTGGCACATTAGCAGCTACTAACTCTTCACAAGCATTATTGTATATGTTGTTATATGTGCTAGGATTTAGTATTCCATTCTTTGTATTGACGTTCTTTATAACAAAATTACAAATTATTAAAAAGTACAATGTTGCTATCATGAAGTTTGGTGGTATAATTATGATAATTATGGGGATATTATTGTTCTTTGATTTGTTAACAGAGATAACGATATTTTTCCAATCTATAGGTTTGGAATAA
- a CDS encoding CcdC family protein: protein MYLLFSFVIAALMGLAVIVVRMKAQNYPTNTKKIVLPPFFMATGALMYVVPYFRLNGGEIIEAVLVGLFFSLFLIFTSNFEIKDSKIYMKRSKLFPVILITLLIIRSVGKFFLSDSIDPGQLAGMFFLLAFSMIVPWRIAMYLKYKKLKDQMSIVN from the coding sequence ATGTATTTGCTTTTTTCATTTGTAATAGCTGCTTTAATGGGTTTAGCAGTTATTGTTGTTAGAATGAAAGCTCAAAATTATCCAACTAATACTAAAAAAATTGTATTGCCGCCGTTTTTTATGGCAACAGGTGCATTAATGTATGTGGTGCCATATTTCAGATTAAATGGTGGAGAAATTATAGAAGCCGTTTTAGTTGGGTTATTCTTTTCATTGTTTCTGATTTTTACTTCGAACTTTGAAATTAAAGATTCAAAAATATACATGAAACGATCTAAACTGTTTCCAGTCATTTTGATTACTTTATTAATCATCAGAAGTGTAGGTAAATTCTTCTTAAGTGATTCAATTGATCCAGGTCAATTAGCAGGTATGTTTTTCTTGCTAGCATTTAGCATGATTGTACCGTGGAGAATAGCTATGTATTTAAAATATAAAAAGTTAAAAGACCAAATGTCTATCGTAAATTAA
- a CDS encoding metal ABC transporter solute-binding protein, Zn/Mn family: MKSIYKSLSLMIVILVFISGCGNQSSKNDKLKIYATNYPYESFAEQIGGEHVEVDSIYPSGTDLHNYEPTQKEMLNVAKSDLFIYSSNELDPVSKKISSTIKNDDHKLEAISKLNESDLLEHHHEHGEEHEHDHGEEEVNAQDPHIWLDPIANKEAAKSIKNKLVKKDPEHKKDYEENYKTLIKEIDGIDQKLKNITDHPKRDTVFISHDSLGYLANRYHFKQTGVTGMNNEEPSQKEILEIIKNINQAKTPYILYEQNVSSKITDIIKKDTDSKPLKFHNLEVLTKDEEKENNISYQSLMEENIKTLDKALNK, encoded by the coding sequence ATGAAAAGTATCTACAAAAGTTTAAGTTTAATGATTGTAATTCTTGTATTTATATCGGGCTGTGGAAATCAATCTTCCAAAAATGACAAATTAAAAATTTATGCTACAAATTATCCTTATGAAAGCTTTGCTGAACAAATTGGGGGAGAACATGTCGAAGTAGATTCGATTTACCCAAGCGGAACAGATTTACACAATTATGAACCAACTCAAAAAGAAATGCTTAATGTTGCTAAAAGTGATCTTTTTATATATTCATCTAATGAACTTGATCCAGTCTCTAAAAAGATAAGTTCTACTATTAAAAATGATGATCATAAATTAGAAGCCATTTCGAAATTAAATGAAAGTGACCTATTAGAACATCATCACGAGCATGGGGAGGAACATGAACATGATCATGGTGAAGAAGAAGTAAACGCACAAGACCCTCACATTTGGTTAGATCCTATCGCTAATAAAGAAGCGGCTAAATCGATAAAGAATAAACTTGTTAAAAAGGATCCTGAACATAAAAAAGACTATGAGGAAAATTACAAAACATTAATTAAAGAGATTGATGGCATTGATCAAAAATTAAAAAACATTACAGATCATCCAAAAAGAGATACAGTGTTTATATCTCATGACTCTTTAGGTTATTTAGCTAATCGATATCATTTTAAACAAACTGGTGTTACCGGAATGAATAATGAAGAACCTAGTCAAAAAGAAATACTAGAAATTATAAAAAATATTAATCAAGCTAAAACACCATATATATTATATGAACAAAATGTAAGTTCAAAAATTACAGATATCATTAAAAAAGATACAGATAGCAAACCACTCAAGTTCCATAACTTAGAGGTACTAACTAAAGACGAAGAAAAAGAGAACAATATCTCGTATCAATCTTTAATGGAAGAAAATATAAAAACACTTGATAAAGCATTAAATAAATAA
- the tkt gene encoding transketolase codes for MFNEKDQLAVDSIRALSIDAIEAANSGHPGLPMGAAPMAYTLWTKHLNFNPQSKNYFNRDRFVLSAGHGSALLYSLLHVSGSLELEEVKNFRQWDSKTPGHPEFNHTDGVEVTTGPLGQGFAMSVGMAMAEKHLAGKFNKENYDVVDHYTYVLASDGDLMEGVSHEAASLAGHLKLDKLITLYDSNDISLDGDLNKAFSENVKERFTSYGWSYILVEDGNDLEAIDKAITEAKTLEGPTMIEIKTVIGYGSPNKAGTNGVHGNPLGEEERELALKAYGLDPSKRFNVPQEVYDVFSETMLTRANEDESAWDKLVEEYTKAYPELGEAFKQAISNELPADYAKELPVYDAGNSSATRADSGEVIQALSKSVPAFFGGSADLASSNKSNVKDEADFDSETPEGRNIWFGVREFGMAAAVNGMTVHGGVKPYGATFFVFSDYLKPAVRLSAIMGIPSTFVFTHDSIAVGEDGPTHEPVEQLAGLRAIPNLNVIRPADGNETRVAWKVALESKSTPTALVLTRQNLTALDVEESVLEEGVRKGGYVVYRSEIEPEYLLLASGSEVSLAVDAARDIEAQGKGVQVVSLPNWNAFDQQDAAYKESVLPSSITKRVAIEMASSLGWHKYVGLEGKVIGIDTFGASAPGDLVVEKYGFTKENVLNQVLSF; via the coding sequence ATGTTTAATGAAAAAGATCAACTTGCAGTAGATTCAATTCGTGCTTTGAGTATAGATGCTATTGAAGCAGCAAATTCAGGACACCCTGGTTTACCAATGGGTGCAGCACCTATGGCATATACTTTATGGACTAAGCATTTAAATTTTAATCCTCAGTCTAAAAACTATTTTAATAGAGACCGTTTTGTTCTATCTGCAGGACATGGTTCAGCGTTATTATATAGTTTATTACATGTTTCAGGTAGTTTAGAACTTGAAGAAGTGAAAAACTTTAGACAATGGGATTCAAAAACACCTGGACATCCAGAGTTTAATCATACTGATGGCGTTGAAGTTACAACTGGACCATTAGGACAAGGTTTTGCTATGAGTGTTGGTATGGCAATGGCTGAAAAACATTTAGCAGGTAAATTTAATAAAGAAAATTATGATGTAGTAGACCATTACACTTATGTATTAGCAAGTGATGGCGATTTAATGGAAGGTGTTTCTCACGAAGCCGCTTCATTAGCTGGTCATTTGAAACTTGATAAATTAATCACGCTATATGATTCTAATGATATTTCATTAGATGGTGATTTAAATAAAGCATTCTCTGAAAATGTTAAAGAAAGATTCACTTCATATGGTTGGAGTTATATCTTAGTAGAAGATGGCAATGACCTTGAAGCTATTGATAAAGCCATCACTGAAGCAAAAACTTTAGAAGGTCCAACGATGATCGAAATCAAAACAGTTATAGGTTACGGTTCTCCTAATAAAGCTGGTACAAATGGTGTTCACGGTAATCCACTTGGAGAAGAAGAACGTGAATTAGCATTGAAAGCATACGGCTTAGATCCTTCTAAACGCTTTAATGTACCACAAGAAGTCTATGATGTATTTAGCGAAACAATGTTAACACGTGCTAACGAAGATGAATCAGCTTGGGATAAATTAGTTGAAGAATATACAAAAGCATATCCTGAATTAGGTGAAGCATTTAAACAAGCTATCTCTAATGAATTACCAGCTGATTATGCTAAAGAATTACCAGTTTATGATGCTGGCAATAGTAGTGCTACCCGTGCAGATTCAGGAGAAGTGATTCAAGCCTTAAGTAAATCAGTTCCTGCATTCTTTGGTGGTTCAGCTGACTTAGCATCATCAAACAAATCAAATGTTAAAGACGAAGCAGACTTTGACAGCGAAACACCAGAAGGACGTAACATTTGGTTCGGTGTTCGTGAATTCGGAATGGCAGCAGCAGTTAATGGTATGACTGTACACGGTGGTGTTAAACCTTATGGTGCAACATTCTTCGTATTCAGTGACTACTTGAAACCAGCAGTTCGTCTTTCAGCAATCATGGGCATACCATCAACATTCGTATTTACTCATGATTCAATCGCTGTAGGTGAAGATGGTCCAACTCATGAACCAGTAGAACAATTAGCTGGTTTAAGAGCAATTCCAAACTTAAATGTTATTCGTCCAGCTGATGGTAACGAAACAAGAGTAGCATGGAAAGTTGCGTTAGAATCTAAATCAACACCAACAGCATTAGTTTTAACAAGACAAAACTTAACTGCTTTAGATGTTGAAGAATCAGTATTAGAAGAAGGAGTTCGTAAAGGCGGATATGTTGTATATCGTTCAGAAATCGAACCTGAATACTTATTGCTAGCTTCTGGTTCAGAAGTATCTTTAGCTGTAGATGCAGCAAGAGATATCGAAGCACAAGGTAAAGGGGTACAAGTTGTATCATTACCTAACTGGAATGCTTTCGATCAACAAGATGCTGCGTATAAAGAATCAGTACTACCATCTTCAATTACGAAACGTGTCGCTATAGAAATGGCTTCATCTCTAGGTTGGCATAAATATGTAGGTCTTGAAGGTAAAGTTATTGGCATTGATACATTCGGTGCAAGTGCTCCTGGTGACCTAGTCGTAGAAAAATACGGATTCACTAAAGAAAACGTATTAAATCAAGTATTAAGCTTCTAA